The genomic interval ACCGCGTTCGGACAGCAGCAGCGGCGCCTCGTAGTACTGCGTCTCCGGCGAGAGCATCAACAGCACGCCGCCCGCCAGCGCCGCATCGCACTCCCCCAAGGCCAGAGCCCCGCACGCCGTGTCCAACGCCACCAGCCCCGACGAGCAATGCGTGCTGATCACCATCACCGGGCCGCGTAGATCCATCGCGAACGCCACCCGCCCCGCCGCACCCGCGGTGAAGTTCCCGAACAGATACGGGCTGTTCGGCGCGTCCTCCACCGGCCGGGCCTCCCGGAAGAGATTGTCGGGAGCGTACGTCCCCACATACACGCCGGTCCGCGAACCGCGCATCCGGTCCACAGGGATGCCCGCATGCTCCACCGCCTCCCAGGCCACCTCCATCAACACCCGGAACTGCGGATCCACCCACCGCCGCTCCACCGGCGCCACCGAAAACGCCTCCGGATCCCACGCCCACACATCGCCGTCCAGGAAACAGCCACGCCCGGCCCGCCCGGCCAGTTCCGGGTCATGCACGGCCGCCAGCCGCGCGGCATCCCAGCGACCGGCAGGCACCGGGCCCACGGTCTGCCGTCCCTCGGCCGCCAGCCGCCACAACCCACCAGACGTCTCCACCCCACCGGGGAACCGGCAGCCGATTCCGACGATCGCAATCGGTTCTGCTTCCGAAGCCGACATGACCCACCCCGCCTATTCCGCGATCGCCGTGCTGTAGCTGAACCAGAAGACCGGCAGCTCATTTCCGTCGACTACCTCGACGTCGCCGGTCGGGACGAAGTGCACGTGCAGCCCGTAGTAAGCCACCGTCACCTTCTCCGGAAGCTCGCTCCCCGCCACGTGGTGCACCCGGTGCAGACCCACC from Streptomyces albireticuli carries:
- a CDS encoding DUF5988 family protein, yielding MKAVLLRGGPVGLHRVHHVAGSELPEKVTVAYYGLHVHFVPTGDVEVVDGNELPVFWFSYSTAIAE